One stretch of Halichoerus grypus chromosome 8, mHalGry1.hap1.1, whole genome shotgun sequence DNA includes these proteins:
- the GCNT3 gene encoding beta-1,3-galactosyl-O-glycosyl-glycoprotein beta-1,6-N-acetylglucosaminyltransferase 3: MKMLWWKKKPFRQCPLWALGCYMLLAVVALRFSLRLKCDFESLNLESRDFWSQNCRDILYKSLKLPAKRSINCSGIIRGDQQAVTEALLDNLEVKKKREPFTDTDYLNMTRDCEHFKAERKFIRFPLSKEELDFPIAYSMVVHEKIENFERLLRALYAPQNIYCVHVDEKSPETFKEAVKAIVSCFPNVFIASKLVRVVYASWSRVQADLNCMEDLLQSSVPWRYLLNTCGTDFPIKTNAEMVLALKMLNGKNSMESEKPTEYKRSRWTYHYEVTDALYITSKMKDPPPDNIPMFTGNAYIVASRDFVRHVLENPKSRRLIEWVKDTYSPDEHLWATLQRAPWMPGSIPYHPKFHISDMTAIARLVKWQNHEGDISMGAPYAPCSGTHQRSVCVYGTGDLHWILQNHHLLANKFDPKVDDNVLQCLEEYLRYKAIYGTEL, encoded by the coding sequence ATGAAGATGCTTTGGTGGAAGAAGAAGCCCTTTCGGCAGTGTCCCCTGTGGGCCCTGGGCTGCTATATGCTGCTGGCCGTGGTTGCTCTGAGGTTTTCTCTCAGGTTGAAATGTGACTTTGAATCCCTGAATCTGGAGTCCAGGGACTTTTGGAGCCAGAACTGTAGGGACATCTTGTACAAGTCCCTGAAACTGCCAGCAAAGAGATCCATCAACTGTTCTGGAATCATCCGAGGGGACCAGCAGGCAGTGACGGAGGCTCTCCTGGACAACCTGGAGGTCAAGAAGAAGCGGGAGCCCTTCACAGACACCGACTACCTTAACATGACCAGAGACTGTGAGCACTTTAAGGCTGAAAGGAAGTTCATACGGTTCCCTCTGAGCAAAGAAGAGTTAGACTTCCCTATTGCATACTCTATGGTGGTCCACGAGAAGATCGAGAACTTTGAAAGACTGCTGCGAGCTTTGTATGCCCCTCAGAACATATACTGTGTCCATGTGGATGAGAAATCCCCAGAAACTTTCAAAGAGGCAGTCAAGGCGATTGTGTCGTGCTTCCCAAATGTCTTCATAGCCAGTAAGTTGGTTCGGGTGGTTTATGCCTCCTGGTCCAGGGTGCAGGCTGACCTAAACTGTATGGAGGACTTGCTCCAGAGCTCAGTGCCATGGAGATACTTACTGAATACATGTGGGACGGACTTTCCTATAAAGACCAATGCTGAGATGGTCCTCGCCCTCAAGATGTTGAATGGGAAGAACAGTATGGAGTCAGAAAAACCTACTGAGTACAAAAGGTCTCGCTGGACATATCACTATGAGGTGACAGACGCATTGTACATAACCAGCAAGATGAAGGATCCTCCCCCGGATAATATACCTATGTTCACAGGGAATGCCTATATTGTGGCTTCTCGAGATTTTGTCCGGCATGTCTTGGAGAACCCCAAGTCCCGAAGACTGATCGAGTGGGTGAAAGATACCTATAGCCCCGATGAACATCTGTGGGCCACCCTTCAGCGTGCACCGTGGATGCCGGGTTCTATTCCCTACCACCCCAAGTTTCACATCTCTGACATGACAGCCATTGCCAGGCTGGTCAAGTGGCAAAACCATGAAGGAGACATCAGTATGGGGGCACCTTATGCACCTTGCTCTGGAACCCACCAGCGGTCTGTCTGTGTTTATGGGACTGGGGACCTGCATTGGATTCTTCAAAACCATCACCTGTTGGCTAACAAGTTTGACCCAAAGGTGGATGACAATGTTCTTCAGTGCTTAGAAGAGTACTTACGTTATAAGGCCATCTATGGGACTGAACTCTGA